One stretch of Anguilla anguilla isolate fAngAng1 chromosome 5, fAngAng1.pri, whole genome shotgun sequence DNA includes these proteins:
- the ostc gene encoding oligosaccharyltransferase complex subunit ostc — translation METLYGLPFAVLECPNIKLKKPSWLHMPSAMTVYALVIVSYFLITGGIIYDVIVEPPSVGSMTDEHGHQRPVAFLAYRVNGQYIMEGLASSFLFTMGGLGFIILDRSNAPNIPKLNRFLLLFIGFVSVLLSFFMARVFMRMKLPGYLMG, via the exons atggaaactcTTTACGGGCTTCCATTTGCTGTGCTAGAATGTCCAAACATAAAACTCAAGAAGCCGTCCTGGCTCCACATGCCGTCGGCAATGACGGTTTATGCTCTGGTTATAGTGTCGTACTTTCTCATCACTGGAG GGATCATCTATGACGTCATTGTCGAACCGCCCAGTGTCGGATCAATGACCGATGAACATGGTCACCAAAGGCCTGTAGCCTTTTTGGCCTATAG GGTGAACGGGCAGTACATCATGGAGGGTCTGGCCTCCAGCTTCCTGTTCACGATGGGTGGGCTGGGCTTCATAATCCTGGACCGCTCCAACGCGCCCAACATCCCCAAGCTGAACCGCTTCCTGCTCCTCTTCATCGGCTTCGTCAGCGTGCTGCTCAGCTTCTTCATGGCCCGCGTCTTCATGAGGATGAAGCTGCC GGGCTACCTGATGGGATAA